The genomic segment AATCCCTGTCGTTGAGGGAGTTGCGCAAGCGCAAGGATTTGCAGGGCACATGAAGACGTACGAACCGGGTGCAGCGCGGCGCACCAAAGGGCCCCGCCTTGCCAATTACACGACGTTCCGGTTGGGCGGGCCCTGCCGCGGCCTGTTCAACTGTGCGACTCGCACCGAGCTTTTGAGGGCGGTCAACCAGCTCGGCGAGAAGGGGGAGCCGTTTGTTCTGATCGGGGGAGGCTCCAACTTACTGGTCAGCGACCGAGGCATGGATACCCATGTGATCCGTTTTTACAGCGAAAAACCGGTCATCGCGCGCCAGGGCAATGAACTCACAGTTCAGGCGTCCACGAAGCTGGACGACCTCGTGTCATTCACAGTCTTCAATGGTCTGGACGGATTGGTGTATTGCTCGGGAATTCCCGGCACCGTTGGCGGCGCGATTGTGGGAAATGCCGGCGCATTCGGCGAGCAAATTGGCGACCGGATTCTCTCCGTCACGGTCATGGACCGGGATGGCGAGGAAAGAGAGTTGAAGGCTGATGAATTGGGCTTCGGATACCGCCGCTCGGCGCTGGCTGATTCCGACGTGATTGTGGTATCGGCCCGGCTTCGCCTGCGGCCAGGCGACCGCGAACGACTGCGAATCCAGCGCCAGGAGATTCTGGCGATCCGAGCCGCCAAGCATCCCGATTGGACCCGCATTCCGACAGCCGGCAGTTTTTTCAAAAATATTGAACCGACGTCGAAAGCTGGCCGGAGGCAGGCCGCGGGCTGGTATCTGGAACAGGCGGGCGCCAAATCACTGCGCGTGGGCGGCGCCCGCACCTATGAGAAACACGCGAACATCATCATCGCCGAGCGCGGATGCACGGCGGCGGACGTTCTCGAGCTGTCGCGCCAAATGGCTGCGCTTGTGAAGGAACGGTTCGGCATCGAACTTCAGCGGGAGGTCCGTCTTCTCGGCGACTGGGGGGAAAACCGGCCCAACTAAGGGATCGGACAGGATTTGCAGGCCGACCTAGCGATGGATCCTCGCGACGAAATTCGATCCGTGGTTTCTGTCCGAAATATTGGGCCGGATATATTCGTGATCGAACTGGAACGCCGCGGCCTGGAATTCACCCCCGGCGACTGCATGGCCCTCTACGCCGGTGATGGCCGCGTATCGAGGCCGTACAGCATCGCGTCGGGGACGCAGGAACCGGTCCTAAGGTTCATTATTCGGCGAATGCCGGGCGGCGATGTGAGTCCATTTTTGTGCGCCCGTCAGCCGGGCGACGTCGTCCGCGCGAGCGCTCCGTTCGGCTGGTTCCGACCCGGAGCCCATGCCGCCATACGGCCGTTCGTTTTTATGGCGACAGGGACAGGGATCGCCCCCTTCCTCGCCTATTTGCGCTCGCCGGGAGCTCGGCGGCCTGCCGCATTTCGATACGGTTGCCGACTCGGAGTGGACCTCGTCGATGCAGATTGGTTGCGGGACACATGGGGAGCGGAATGCTTCGTCTCGCGCGAGGACATTAACGGCTGTCGCCGAGGCCGGATAACGGAATGCATGGAGGAATTGCCGGTTGGCAATCTCGATTACTATCTATGCGGACTAGATGCGATGATTGACGAGGTCGGCCGTTTTTTGCAGGAACGCGGCGTGCCATTGACACAGATTCATCGGGAATGCTTCTTTAATGCACAATTTTCGGCCGAGCGATGAAGTGGCTGCTGACATACCCCGAAGATGGGCCCTCGGTGGCCCGCTACAAGGCATTTGTCGAAGCGTGCGGCGCTGAACCGCATATGATCGATTCGAATTATAAACACCCCGGATCCCTGGACGAGTTCGCGGCCCTCCTGTTACCCGGTGGAGGCGACGTTGAACCTTCTCGCTACGGGGATTCTTGGAGGCATCCGACGGTGTACGGGGTCCACCCGCCGCGCGATGAGCTTGAAATCCGACTCATTCGCGAATTCCTCGACATGGGACGGCCGATTTTCGGCATCTGTCGCGGAATCCAAATCCTGAACGTGTTCTTTGGCGGCGGTCTCATTCAACATGTCCCAGACGTCGTGCCCACCGACGTCGAACGGCACGAGAAGGTCGAAAGCTACGACGAGGTTCACGCGTTGAAAGCCGACCCATCCACCCGTTTGGGCGCCGCCTTTGCGGACGTCGTGGAAACCAATAGCGCCCATCACCAGGCTATCGATCCCGATCGGCTGGGCAGCGGGCTCGTGGTTGCCGCAGTCAGTGGCGCCGGAATTATAGAAGCCGTCGAATCGGTGGATCCAAACTTGCGGATTTCTGCCGTCCAATGGCATCCGGAACGTCTCAATCCGGACCACCCGGCGGCCGCGCGGCTCGTGGATCACTGGCGTAGCTACCTCATCGACTGACGTTTGCGATTCTCTCTATCCCGCCAGATTAAGCGGAGCCACGCATTCGATGTGGCCCGTCTGGGGAAATAAATCGACCGGCTGAACTGATCCAAGTCGATAGAGTCCATCGGCGCACAATTCACGGACATCCCTCGCTAGAGTTGCCGGATTGCAGCTCACATACACAATTCGATGGGGCTTCAAGGCCCTCAGCCCGGCTACAACTCGGGGATGAAGTCCTGCGCGGGGCGGGTCGACAACCACGACATCGGGAAATGGAACGTCCGGAAGCGCGCGTATCGCCGCGGTAAAATCCTTCAAATCCACTGCGAGAAATTCGGCATTCCCGATCCCGTTCAACCTGGCATTCGCTTCCGCGTCGCGAATGGAAGCCGCTTCAACCTCAAATCCAAGAACGCGGCGGCAATGTGGCGCCAGCCACAGGCCAATGGTTCCCGTTCCACAATAAAGATCGAAAACGACCTCATGGCCCGTCAGCCCCGCTGATTTCAGCACCTCGCCATACAACCGTTCCGCCTGGACGGTGTTCGTTTGAAAGAAAGAAGTCGGTGATATTTCAAAGTACAGGTTCCCCAGCCGCTCGCGAATCACCCCGCGCCCGCGGACCACGATATCACGGTCACCGCGGGCCACGGTGTTGCGCCGTGTGGTAATTCCGTTGACCAGTGTGGTCAGCGCCCCGCCCAGTTTTGCTTCCAGAAATGCGTCAAAATCAGCCATGAGGCGGGGATCGTGCTCCGACGTGATGAGGTAAACCATCGTCTCGTCCGTGCCGACAGCATGGCGAATCACGAGATTTCGTAAAAACCCCACATGCCGCCGCGTGTCATAAGCGCTCAGATTTCGCTCAAGGCCGAACTCGCGAGTCAGGTCCAACACGCGGTTCATGAATGGGGTCGCCAGTAGGCATGTGCCGATGTCGATTACCTTGTCGAAACGTCCGGGGGCGTGAAATCCAAGTGCGTAATCATGCCGGGCGGCTGACGATTCCCGCCCCAGCTCGGAGGGCGGGATGAAGCGGCGATTTCCAAAGGAAAATTCAATTTTGTTCCGGTAGGCGTAGGGGAGCGGCGAGGGGAGGGGATCCAAAACCACGTGTCCGGAGATCCCGCCGATATGTGCCAGCGCGTCCTCAACAAATTTTCGTTTGATCCGCAGTTGCTCGGCATAATCGACATGCTGCCACTTGCAGCCGCCGCACACGCCAAAATGGACGCAAGGCGGCGTGATTCGGCTGGGCGAGGGGTCCAGCACCTCAACGAGCCTTGCCTCGAGATAATTCGGCTTGATTTTCGTCACTTCGGCAGCCACCCGGTCGCCAACGGCCGCCGGTCCACTCACGAACATCGCCATACCGTCGGCCAGGCGGCCGAAACAGCGATCTCCATCCCCCATGTCGGACAGGACCACCTCAATGCGCTGACGCTTTCTATACGTCGTTGTCATCCTTCAGCGGGGTTCCTTATACCGCCGCGATTGCGCCGCTCCAACCCGCAAACCGAATGAAAAGTCGATGTCTCGGCACCGCGCGGCATTTTCCGATGCGCATGCGGACAGCCTTCGCCAGCCGCCCCTCGCTTTTTCCATGGAATGGAAAAACGTTTGTACAAATTTCCATGGAATGGAAAACCGCACGTCAAATTTTCCATGGCATGGAAAAACCATCGTGCTCGTTTTCCATCGCATGGAAATTTCGCTGTTTGCGAAAATGGTGGTTCTGGCACCGACTTTGGAGCTGAGCTGGGGCAAGATGCGGGATGGGTTTGGTGAACCCGCCGGATTGTGGCTTGCTCGGCGTTCCGTGCCAAAGCTAGATTCCTAGACGGCGGGTGGGCCTCCCACCTCGGCCGGACAGAGCGAGATGGATAAAGTGTTGCTGGTTTTTATCGGCGGTGGACTGGGGTCGCTCGCACGTTTCGGAACGGCTGTGCTCTCGGCGCGATGGTTCGGCACCTCATTTCCATGGGGTACAGCGATTGTGAATTTGGCCGGATGCTTTCTCATAGGACTCGTTTACGGGATTGCGGAAAGGACCTCATGGATTGGCCCCGGAGCCCGCCTGTTCGTCATGACGGGCTTTCTGGGCGGCCTGACGACCTTCTCGGCGTTTGCTGTGGAAAGCGTTGCCGCAGGCCGGCAAAGCGGCGCCGGCGCGCTGCTTTTGAATGTACTGATCAATAATGTAGGGGGCTTGGCGTTGGCGGCCGCCGGGATCCTGGCCGCCAAATGGGTGCGGTGAACAGGGCCCCATGAGCATTCCGTACTCCGTAATTGAAATCTTCACCAGCGAGGAGGCGCGAGTGCAAGGCGCTCCGGTTGCTCAGCGGATTATGGAATTCGTTCGGGACCAGAAGCTGGCAGCGCGGTGCATCGTCCTGCGGGGCATCGCAGGGTGTTACGAAAACGGAGAAATGGCCGCCCATGGCATCGAGGTGCTCTCCTTCAACATGCCGCTAAAAATCGAGGTGATCCTGCCTGCGGCGGAGGTAGAGCGCATCCTGCCCGAGATCGAGAAGCTGGTGTCGGATGGGATTGTTGCTGTGAGAGACACTCATGTCCGACTTCATCGAGTCAGGGCTTGCCTTCTGCCCCGGCATCTGCGGGTGCGAGATGCGATGACCCCCGATCCGTACCGCGCCCGGCCGGATACGCCGCTCAGCGAAATCCTGTCCGCCATGATGCGCGAGCGGTTTGGCGGCGTACCCGTGGTGGACACGAATCTACGGCCCGTTGGCATTGTGACCCAGGGCGACCTGATTCGGCGCGCGGGCATGCCGATCCGGAGAGGCCTGCTCGAGGCCTTTGGCCCCGACCATGTGAACAGCCTTTTGCAAAGCCTAGGGTCGATGAAGGCGGCTGACGTCATGAGTCAGCCCGTCGTCACGGTGAGGGAGCATGAGACGGTTCGCGTCGCCGTGGACTTGATGATCAAGCATAAGATCAAACGGTTGCCGGTGGTGGACTCCGAGGGGCGCCTGGTGGGAATTTTTTCGCGGCTGGATGTTTTCCGCGCAATTCAAAGGGCGGCTCCGACGACCGCGTCGCTACAGTCGCAAAAGGTGGACGTCCAAACCATTCGAACCGCGGGAGACCTCATCGAGGCCAGCGTCCCATCCGTTCGACCCGATACGCCGCTCGAGGAAGTGATCCGGCTGGTTGACACCACCGACGTGCAGTGCGCGGCGGTGGTGAACGAACGGGGAATTCTTTGCGGGCTGATTACGGACAAGCACCTGCTGGAAGCGTTTGCCGAGCACAAAACGGGGCTTTGGGAATATCTGCTCGATAAATGGCCGTTTCGAGAAGTCGGCAGGCGCCGAGATGACCTGTTCAAAAACCTGCGCAGTCGCACAGCGGCTGATATAATGAAAGCTCCGGAGGCGACCTTGCGGGCCGAAACGCCGGTCGAGGAGGCGGTCTGCCTAATGGCCGAGAAAGGGATTAAGCAGATTCCGGTTGTGGATTCAGCCGGTCGGTTCCTGGGAATGGTCACACGGTCGGGACTTCTCCGGTTGGGCGCGGGAGCCGTTTGACCGTCCACGTACCGACATGCGAAGGTTGGATCGTTCCCCGGCTAGGAGTTTGACGTATGCGAACAGGTTCACCGTGGACGTGGTTGATCGTCGCAGGGCTCTGCGAGATCGTCTATGCAGTGCTCATGCCGCACACCCGCGCCTTTACGCGTCCGGTGCCGTCGCTATTGGCTCTCCTCTTTGTGGCTGCCAGCATGTACGGGCTCTCTGTCGCCGCGCGCGAGATTCCGATCGGCACGGCTTATGCCGTATGGGTCGGTATCGGCGCGGCGGGAACAGCCCTTGTTGGAATTCTGTTTCTCGGGGAAAGCCGGGATGCCCTGAGGTTGGTGAGTTTGTTGGCCATCATCGGCGGAATAGTTGGCCTCAAATTGACCTCGGGACCCTGAACCCATGGTTTCGCGCCAGTGATCCCGAGCGAACAGCAGCGCGCCGGGGCATGCCCGGGCTCGGGGGTGGAGTCCGGCAATGGAGGCTGCCCCAGTTTGATAGGTAAACGATCGGGATCCCGCGTGAAATGGCTGAACCGATGCGTAGTTGGCATCGGGCTGGCCAGTCTGCTGAGCGACTGGTCTCATGAGATAGCCACTGCGGTTCTGCCGGTTTACCTTGCGGGGCTCGGTGTTTCGGCGGCGTGGCTGGGTTTGATTGAGGGAACGGCGGACGCAGTGTCCTCGTTCGCCAAAATGGGCTCCGGCTATTACACCGACCAATTTCAACGACGAAAACCCATCGCCGTAGTGGGGTATATCATCACGGCTTTCGGGACGGCGGCCATCGGTCTGGCGTCTCAGGCGTGGCACGTGCTGTTGGCCCGTACTGCGGCTTGGTTTGGGCGCGGGATTCGAACGCCGGTCCGCAAGGCGCTCCTTGCGGCATCGGTGGAGGCGCCCGCTTATGGGCGCGCTTTTGGGTTTGAACGCATGATGGACACCCTGGGCGCGATTGTCGGCCCGGCCACCGCCCTTGTGCTTCTGCAGTGGACGGGCCATCGGGCGGATGCCGTTTTGGCGATAACTCTGATTCCCGGCCTAGCAGCGGCTGCCGCCATTGCCCTCCTCGTTCGCGAGCGGGCTAGGACCCCTGTTGCCCACGTTTCATTCGCGGCTCGACTTGCCGCCCTGCCTCTCGGGTTCCGCCGATTTCTACTGGGCGTGGGCGTTTTCGGGATCGGCGATTTTTCGCACACGCTACTGATCCTGCTAGCAGTGGAGTCGCTCACCCCCTCGATGGGGGCGGAACGTGCCTCGCTCGCCGCAACAGCGCTTTACCTGTTTCGGAACGTGTTGAATGCGGCATTCGCTTACATCGCCGGCTGGCTGGCCGACCGGTTTGACAAGCGTCGGATTTTGTCGGCCGGCTACGCATTGGCTGGCGTGATGGGCCTTCTCCTTGCCCTCGCCCCGCTCCGCCTTCCGGTATTCTGCGTCATCTTTGCGCTGGGTGGAATCTACATGGCAATCGAGGAGTCGCTGGAAGATGCCCTTGCCGCGGAGCTCGTGGATCGCGAACACCACGGCATGGGGTTTGGCACCCTGGCAACGGTCAATGGAATAGGCGATTTTTTGAGCAGCGCAGCCGTCGGATTTCTATGGATGCATTTCGGCCGGGAAGCGGCTTTTGCCTGTTGCAGCGTCCTTTTTTTTGCGGGGTCCTTGCTAGTGAGGAGCCGACCAAGGGAGTAGCCTCATGAACCGAGCGCGCAAGTTGAAGATTCTTTTTCTGTGCACCGGGAATTCCTGCCGCAGCCAGATGGCGGAGGGCTGGGCGCGGGCTCTCAAGGGGGATTCGATTGAACCCTTTTCAGCCGGACTTGAAGCGCACGGACTCAATCCCAATGCGGTCCGCGTCATGGCCGAGGCAGGAGTGGACATTTCGGCGCAGCGGTCCAAGACGGTCGAAGAACTCCGCGGGGAGGCGTTCGATGTCGTGGTTACGGTTTGCGGGCATGCGGATGAAACCTGCCCCGCCTGGTTGCGCGGGGCGTCGCGCGTAATTCACGTGGGATTCGACGACCCTCCCAGGCTGGCGAAAATGGCCAGCAGCGAGGAAGAGGCGTTGGGTCATTATCGAAGAGTCCGGGATCAGATTCGTAATTTTGTCGCAACGATCGAACAATATTTGAGCTAGTCGCCTCGTTAATAGTTCCAGAGGACCGTTTCCTGGATATGGATTTCCCCATGAAGCTTGCAAACAAACTGACGTGGAATCGGATCGTCGATTTTCTGCTCTGGCTGTCCAT from the Kiritimatiellia bacterium genome contains:
- the murB gene encoding UDP-N-acetylmuramate dehydrogenase; its protein translation is MKTYEPGAARRTKGPRLANYTTFRLGGPCRGLFNCATRTELLRAVNQLGEKGEPFVLIGGGSNLLVSDRGMDTHVIRFYSEKPVIARQGNELTVQASTKLDDLVSFTVFNGLDGLVYCSGIPGTVGGAIVGNAGAFGEQIGDRILSVTVMDRDGEERELKADELGFGYRRSALADSDVIVVSARLRLRPGDRERLRIQRQEILAIRAAKHPDWTRIPTAGSFFKNIEPTSKAGRRQAAGWYLEQAGAKSLRVGGARTYEKHANIIIAERGCTAADVLELSRQMAALVKERFGIELQREVRLLGDWGENRPN
- a CDS encoding FAD-binding oxidoreductase → MDPRDEIRSVVSVRNIGPDIFVIELERRGLEFTPGDCMALYAGDGRVSRPYSIASGTQEPVLRFIIRRMPGGDVSPFLCARQPGDVVRASAPFGWFRPGAHAAIRPFVFMATGTGIAPFLAYLRSPGARRPAAFRYGCRLGVDLVDADWLRDTWGAECFVSREDINGCRRGRITECMEELPVGNLDYYLCGLDAMIDEVGRFLQERGVPLTQIHRECFFNAQFSAER
- a CDS encoding gamma-glutamyl-gamma-aminobutyrate hydrolase family protein (Members of this family of hydrolases with an active site Cys residue belong to MEROPS family C26.); protein product: MKWLLTYPEDGPSVARYKAFVEACGAEPHMIDSNYKHPGSLDEFAALLLPGGGDVEPSRYGDSWRHPTVYGVHPPRDELEIRLIREFLDMGRPIFGICRGIQILNVFFGGGLIQHVPDVVPTDVERHEKVESYDEVHALKADPSTRLGAAFADVVETNSAHHQAIDPDRLGSGLVVAAVSGAGIIEAVESVDPNLRISAVQWHPERLNPDHPAAARLVDHWRSYLID
- the rlmD gene encoding 23S rRNA (uracil(1939)-C(5))-methyltransferase RlmD; its protein translation is MTTTYRKRQRIEVVLSDMGDGDRCFGRLADGMAMFVSGPAAVGDRVAAEVTKIKPNYLEARLVEVLDPSPSRITPPCVHFGVCGGCKWQHVDYAEQLRIKRKFVEDALAHIGGISGHVVLDPLPSPLPYAYRNKIEFSFGNRRFIPPSELGRESSAARHDYALGFHAPGRFDKVIDIGTCLLATPFMNRVLDLTREFGLERNLSAYDTRRHVGFLRNLVIRHAVGTDETMVYLITSEHDPRLMADFDAFLEAKLGGALTTLVNGITTRRNTVARGDRDIVVRGRGVIRERLGNLYFEISPTSFFQTNTVQAERLYGEVLKSAGLTGHEVVFDLYCGTGTIGLWLAPHCRRVLGFEVEAASIRDAEANARLNGIGNAEFLAVDLKDFTAAIRALPDVPFPDVVVVDPPRAGLHPRVVAGLRALKPHRIVYVSCNPATLARDVRELCADGLYRLGSVQPVDLFPQTGHIECVAPLNLAG
- the crcB gene encoding fluoride efflux transporter CrcB; amino-acid sequence: MDKVLLVFIGGGLGSLARFGTAVLSARWFGTSFPWGTAIVNLAGCFLIGLVYGIAERTSWIGPGARLFVMTGFLGGLTTFSAFAVESVAAGRQSGAGALLLNVLINNVGGLALAAAGILAAKWVR
- a CDS encoding DUF190 domain-containing protein, coding for MSIPYSVIEIFTSEEARVQGAPVAQRIMEFVRDQKLAARCIVLRGIAGCYENGEMAAHGIEVLSFNMPLKIEVILPAAEVERILPEIEKLVSDGIVAVRDTHVRLHRVRACLLPRHLRVRDAMTPDPYRARPDTPLSEILSAMMRERFGGVPVVDTNLRPVGIVTQGDLIRRAGMPIRRGLLEAFGPDHVNSLLQSLGSMKAADVMSQPVVTVREHETVRVAVDLMIKHKIKRLPVVDSEGRLVGIFSRLDVFRAIQRAAPTTASLQSQKVDVQTIRTAGDLIEASVPSVRPDTPLEEVIRLVDTTDVQCAAVVNERGILCGLITDKHLLEAFAEHKTGLWEYLLDKWPFREVGRRRDDLFKNLRSRTAADIMKAPEATLRAETPVEEAVCLMAEKGIKQIPVVDSAGRFLGMVTRSGLLRLGAGAV
- a CDS encoding multidrug efflux SMR transporter; this encodes MRTGSPWTWLIVAGLCEIVYAVLMPHTRAFTRPVPSLLALLFVAASMYGLSVAAREIPIGTAYAVWVGIGAAGTALVGILFLGESRDALRLVSLLAIIGGIVGLKLTSGP
- a CDS encoding MFS transporter yields the protein MKWLNRCVVGIGLASLLSDWSHEIATAVLPVYLAGLGVSAAWLGLIEGTADAVSSFAKMGSGYYTDQFQRRKPIAVVGYIITAFGTAAIGLASQAWHVLLARTAAWFGRGIRTPVRKALLAASVEAPAYGRAFGFERMMDTLGAIVGPATALVLLQWTGHRADAVLAITLIPGLAAAAAIALLVRERARTPVAHVSFAARLAALPLGFRRFLLGVGVFGIGDFSHTLLILLAVESLTPSMGAERASLAATALYLFRNVLNAAFAYIAGWLADRFDKRRILSAGYALAGVMGLLLALAPLRLPVFCVIFALGGIYMAIEESLEDALAAELVDREHHGMGFGTLATVNGIGDFLSSAAVGFLWMHFGREAAFACCSVLFFAGSLLVRSRPRE
- a CDS encoding arsenate reductase ArsC; translation: MNRARKLKILFLCTGNSCRSQMAEGWARALKGDSIEPFSAGLEAHGLNPNAVRVMAEAGVDISAQRSKTVEELRGEAFDVVVTVCGHADETCPAWLRGASRVIHVGFDDPPRLAKMASSEEEALGHYRRVRDQIRNFVATIEQYLS